The following are encoded in a window of Dysidea avara chromosome 4, odDysAvar1.4, whole genome shotgun sequence genomic DNA:
- the LOC136253136 gene encoding uncharacterized protein: MNPGTHFLLLLVISIAVESLEHNDTLLIQKKLYTTSDCYKRLVLADWGGVNVTKNCSTTNETAGIFVSEIIKSFSLRCEYYTKVKIIQHHLQHLVFEKQQMNYSLMFPKLIHFLELSQTIGKLLQDVEEMTSIEQCIELSAVEYQRLFSNLFHEHEDNIKDTVICAAIDVAFSLLKYENREDIYSTDPSHLTELKSCPIDSTVTHS, translated from the exons ATGAATCCTGGAACTCATTTCCTTCTACTGCTTGTTATTAGCATTGCAGTGGAAAGTCTCGAACACAATGATACATTATTGATTCAGAAGAAACTGTATACCACATCTGACTGCTATAAACGATTAGTCCTGGCGGACTGG GGTGGAGTAAATGTCACGAAGAATTGCAGTACAACAAATGAAACTGCAGGAATCTTTGTCAGTGAAATAATCAAAAGCTTTAGTTTAAGATGTGAATATTACACAAAAGTAAAGATTATACAACATCATTTGCAGCATCTTGTGTTTGAGAAGCAACAGATGAATTACTCACTTATGTTTCCAAAGTTAATTCATTTTTTGGAACTTTCACAGACAATAGGCAAGCTACTTCAAGATGTGGAG GAAATGACTTCAATTGAACAGTGTATAGAACTGAGTGCTGTAGAATATCAAAGGTTATTTTCGAATCTGTTTCATGAACACGAGGACAATATTAAGGACACTGTGATATGTGCAGCTATTGATGTGGCATTTTCTTTGCTAAAGTATGAGAATAGGGAAGATATTTATTCTACTGACCCAAGTCATCTTACTGAACTGAAAAGTTGTCCCATTGATTCAACTGTAACTCATAGTTAA